In Tepidimonas taiwanensis, the following are encoded in one genomic region:
- a CDS encoding IS5 family transposase, which produces MFACPATEDFFRARLDQMIDLRHPLAVLSSRMPWQELEARLSHLFMRKARAGVAMPDLDLFGESPVRAARASNAGRPRVPLRVMIALLYLKHAFNESDEGVVERWGETPTWQFFSGRAYFEHRRPCDATTLVKFRRLLGEEGVEELLAQTINVAVETGLIKPQELKRVVVDTTVQPKAVAHPTDSRLLETARTKLVEAAKAAGIALKQTFAKEGKELARKAGRYAHARQFARMRRVIKRQRTIVARLQREIERKASRLGQAIQSALGHTLNKAARLVAQTANRKTADGTRKLYAWHAPEVECINKGKARCPYEFGVKVGIASTLKHSLIVAARAFHGNPYDGHTLQAQLEQATILMQDTGIKPSTAFADLGYRGVEADIADVRLVHRGKIKRLTQQERKLLKRRQAIEPVIGHLKQDHRMDRCHLKGEQGDRLHAVLCAAGYNIRWLLRMITKKGVPFLRRAFLRLIAAVRLIGRWLAQRRPTESSGANPAQLRLRAA; this is translated from the coding sequence ATGTTTGCCTGCCCCGCCACCGAGGACTTCTTCCGCGCCCGGCTCGATCAGATGATCGACCTGCGCCATCCGCTGGCGGTGTTGTCCTCACGCATGCCGTGGCAGGAGTTGGAAGCAAGGCTGTCGCACCTGTTCATGCGCAAAGCGCGCGCAGGTGTCGCGATGCCCGATCTGGACCTCTTTGGCGAATCTCCGGTGCGCGCAGCTCGGGCGTCCAACGCAGGCCGACCCCGCGTGCCGCTGCGCGTGATGATCGCGCTGCTGTATCTGAAGCACGCCTTCAACGAGTCGGACGAAGGGGTGGTCGAGCGCTGGGGCGAAACCCCCACATGGCAGTTCTTCTCGGGGCGGGCGTACTTTGAACATCGCCGGCCGTGCGACGCCACGACGCTGGTGAAGTTTCGCCGGCTGCTGGGCGAAGAAGGCGTGGAAGAACTCTTGGCGCAGACCATCAACGTGGCGGTGGAAACCGGACTCATCAAGCCGCAGGAACTCAAGCGCGTGGTGGTGGACACCACCGTACAACCCAAGGCGGTGGCGCACCCCACCGACAGCCGGCTGCTGGAGACGGCACGCACCAAGCTGGTGGAGGCGGCCAAGGCCGCCGGCATCGCCTTGAAGCAGACCTTTGCCAAGGAAGGCAAGGAGCTGGCCCGCAAGGCAGGACGCTATGCGCACGCGCGGCAGTTTGCGCGCATGCGCCGGGTCATCAAGCGCCAGCGCACGATCGTGGCCAGGCTGCAGCGCGAGATCGAGCGCAAGGCCAGCCGCCTGGGGCAGGCCATCCAGAGTGCTCTTGGCCACACCCTCAACAAGGCGGCGCGTCTGGTGGCGCAGACTGCCAACCGAAAGACCGCCGACGGGACTCGAAAGCTCTACGCCTGGCACGCGCCGGAGGTGGAGTGCATCAACAAGGGCAAGGCCCGCTGCCCTTACGAGTTCGGCGTCAAGGTCGGCATTGCCAGCACCCTGAAGCACAGCCTCATCGTCGCAGCCCGGGCCTTCCATGGCAACCCCTACGACGGGCACACGCTGCAAGCGCAGCTGGAGCAGGCCACGATCCTGATGCAGGACACTGGCATCAAGCCCAGCACAGCGTTTGCCGATCTGGGCTACCGCGGGGTGGAAGCCGACATTGCGGATGTGCGCCTGGTGCACCGCGGCAAGATCAAGCGCCTCACGCAGCAGGAGCGCAAGCTGCTCAAGCGCCGCCAGGCCATCGAGCCGGTCATCGGGCACTTGAAGCAGGATCACCGCATGGACAGGTGCCACCTCAAGGGCGAGCAGGGTGACCGGCTGCACGCGGTGCTGTGCGCGGCGGGCTACAACATCCGCTGGCTGCTGCGCATGATCACGAAGAAGGGCGTGCCCTTCTTGAGGCGAGCTTTTTTGCGCCTCATTGCGGCCGTGCGCCTCATCGGCCGGTGGCTCGCCCAGCGGCGGCCAACCGAGTCCAGTGGCGCCAACCCTGCCCAGCTGCGGCTAAGGGCGGCGTGA
- the cas2e gene encoding type I-E CRISPR-associated endoribonuclease Cas2e, translating into MSMTVVVTRNVSARVRGFLASVMLELAPGVYAGLRISPAVRSRVWQVLEQWFTHESQASIIMLWPDKEIPGGLEVNTLGTPPVKLADVNGILLSQRPIRHTEE; encoded by the coding sequence ATGTCGATGACCGTGGTGGTGACGCGTAACGTCTCGGCGCGGGTGCGGGGGTTTTTGGCGTCTGTGATGCTCGAGCTTGCCCCCGGGGTCTACGCTGGGCTTCGAATCTCGCCCGCGGTTCGAAGCCGGGTTTGGCAAGTCCTTGAACAATGGTTCACACACGAGTCACAAGCCTCCATCATCATGCTTTGGCCCGATAAAGAAATACCAGGCGGACTGGAGGTCAACACCCTGGGCACACCGCCGGTCAAGCTGGCCGACGTCAACGGTATCCTGCTGAGCCAGCGTCCGATCCGTCACACGGAGGAGTAA